In the genome of Pontibacter actiniarum, the window ATCAGCACAAAGCCAAACACCAGCAGTAAGGCATACACATGCTTCGCCCACGGCAGGCGCCTTGCCCTTTTCTGCGTTTTACAAGTAGTAGCTAAAAGAGAGTACTTCATAAGATGCGTTGTTTACAGAGGTTAATGGCTTTTCTACAGGCGGGGTTACCTGCTATGCTAAAGCGCAACAGGCTTCATTTTAGGAGACAGGAAGTGTATCACCAGCCAGGCCACCAGGTAGGCGCTGCCACAGATCAGGAAGATGATGTTGTAGCCCGCCGTCAGGTTGCCGAGCACTTTGTAGTAATCCAGCACAAAGCCGATGAACAGCGGGAAAAGCGCTCCGCTCAGGGAGCCTGCCATGCCTCCGATACCTACCACAGAACTCACGGCACGCTTTGGGAACATGTCAGACACGATGGTATAGATGTTGGCGCTCCAGGCCTGGTGCGCGGCGGCGGCCATACTTATTAAGCCAACGGCAACCCACATATCAGAAGTATAACGGGCCAGCATAATCGGCACTACCAGCAGGGCGATTATGAGCATGGCTGTTTTTCGGGCCTTGAACACAGGCCAGCCTTTCCGGATAAAGTACGACGACAGGTAGCCTCCGCCGATACTGCCGATGGTGGTAGCGGTGTATACAATGGCCAGCGGCAAGCCGAGGCTGCTCAGGTTCAGGTCGAAGGTAGAGCTAAAGTAGGACGGCAGCCAGAACAGGAAGAAGTACCAGATAGGGTCTGTGAAGAACTTCCCGCAGACAAACACCCAGGTCTGCCTGATGAACAGCAGCCTCGACCACTTCAGAGGCCTTTGGTTTTCCTCGGCAGGGGCCTCGTCGTTATCGCTGTGGATGTAGTCGTACTCCCCCTTGCCCAGGCGCTTTTGCTTTGCGGGCACCTCATAGAATATAAACCAGAACACCAGCCACACAAAACCGATGGCGCCGGTTGCGATAAACGCTTCCTCCCACCCGTAGGTAACCACTATCCAGGGCACCAGGATCGGGGCAGCGATAGCCCCCACGTTAGCGCCGCAGTTGAACAGGCCTGTCGCCAGTGCCCTTTCTTTTTTGGGAAACCACTCTGCCACGGTCTTAACAGCAGCCGGAAAGTTACCCGACTCCCCCACGCCCAGCGCGCCACGTGCCACGGCAAAACCGAAGGTAGACCGTGCCACCGCATGCGCCATGGCGGCCAGGCTCCACACGATAATGGAAAGCGAATAGCCGGCCTTGGTGCCCACCTTGTCTATGATCCTCCCAAAAACAACCATGCCCAGGGCATACGAGGCGGTAAAGGCTGTTACAATCGCGCCGTAGTCGCTCTCGGTCCAGTTGAACTGCTCTTCGAGCACGGGTTTAAGAATGCCCACTACCTGCCTGTCGAGGTAATTGATGGTGGTAGCAAAAAACACTAAGGCGCAAATGGTCCAGCGGTAAGAGCCAATCTTTACCCTTTCTGTGGTTGGTTTAGACATAAGAGGTGAGCTCATAGTTGGGGAGGTTACATGGGGTTAGTGCTAGTTAAAAGGAAAGTAATTTTTAGCGTTGTTATAGCAGATGTCCTGCACCATCTTACCGATCCAGGGCAGGTCGGTAGGTAGCAGGCCTTGCTCCACATCGTTACCGAAGACGTTGCAAACCAATCTTCGGAAGTACTCGTGGCGCGAGTAAGACAAGAAGCTGCGCGAGTCCGTCAGCATACCGATAAAGCAGCTGATCAGCCCCATGGTCGACAGCGTGTCCAGTTGCGCCTTCATGCCATCCAGCTGGTCCAGGAACCACCAGGCCGAGCCGAACTGCATTTTGCCTCTAATGCCACCGCCCTGGAAGTTGCCGATCATCGTGGCGAAA includes:
- a CDS encoding MFS transporter, whose amino-acid sequence is MSSPLMSKPTTERVKIGSYRWTICALVFFATTINYLDRQVVGILKPVLEEQFNWTESDYGAIVTAFTASYALGMVVFGRIIDKVGTKAGYSLSIIVWSLAAMAHAVARSTFGFAVARGALGVGESGNFPAAVKTVAEWFPKKERALATGLFNCGANVGAIAAPILVPWIVVTYGWEEAFIATGAIGFVWLVFWFIFYEVPAKQKRLGKGEYDYIHSDNDEAPAEENQRPLKWSRLLFIRQTWVFVCGKFFTDPIWYFFLFWLPSYFSSTFDLNLSSLGLPLAIVYTATTIGSIGGGYLSSYFIRKGWPVFKARKTAMLIIALLVVPIMLARYTSDMWVAVGLISMAAAAHQAWSANIYTIVSDMFPKRAVSSVVGIGGMAGSLSGALFPLFIGFVLDYYKVLGNLTAGYNIIFLICGSAYLVAWLVIHFLSPKMKPVAL